In Gammaproteobacteria bacterium, a genomic segment contains:
- a CDS encoding isoaspartyl peptidase/L-asparaginase, with protein sequence MSFAIIVHGGAGEIDPAGIPARLAGCRAAAEAGYAVLKGNGRVLDAVQAAVVELENNPLFNAGRGSTLNRDGRVETDAAVMDGATLRAGAVAAVSGVRNPVRLARAVMEASPHVLLMGEGAQRFALQHGIELCDPQDLVVPAQREHWEKEHGTVGAVALDVHGHLAAATSTGGVFDKLPGRVGDSPLIGCGTYADGHAAVSCTGLGEDIMRTTLARHAAYLCEQGMDAAAAARKALAYFKEKTRGEAGLILMDGEGHAGFARNSKHMPVCAMNSDAGVILES encoded by the coding sequence ATGAGCTTCGCCATCATTGTCCACGGCGGCGCAGGTGAAATTGACCCGGCGGGCATACCCGCTCGCCTGGCGGGTTGCCGCGCGGCGGCCGAAGCCGGTTACGCAGTGCTGAAAGGCAACGGCCGTGTGCTGGATGCGGTGCAGGCGGCCGTGGTGGAACTGGAAAACAATCCGCTGTTCAACGCCGGGCGGGGCTCCACCCTGAATCGCGACGGGCGCGTGGAAACCGACGCCGCGGTCATGGACGGCGCCACACTCAGGGCGGGCGCGGTGGCTGCGGTCAGCGGCGTGCGCAATCCGGTGAGGCTCGCGCGTGCGGTGATGGAGGCAAGCCCGCACGTGTTGCTGATGGGTGAGGGCGCGCAGCGCTTTGCCCTACAGCACGGCATTGAACTCTGCGATCCGCAGGACCTCGTGGTGCCGGCGCAGCGCGAGCACTGGGAAAAGGAGCACGGCACTGTCGGTGCGGTGGCGCTCGATGTACATGGACATCTGGCCGCGGCTACTTCTACCGGCGGGGTGTTCGACAAATTGCCAGGACGCGTGGGCGATTCTCCGCTCATCGGTTGCGGCACCTACGCCGATGGGCATGCCGCGGTGTCCTGCACGGGTCTGGGCGAAGACATCATGCGCACTACGCTGGCGCGTCATGCCGCCTATCTATGTGAACAAGGCATGGATGCCGCGGCCGCCGCGCGCAAGGCGCTCGCGTATTTCAAGGAGAAAACCCGGGGCGAAGCCGGATTAATCCTGATGGATGGCGAAGGGCACGCGGGCTTTGCACGCAATTCCAAGCACATGCCCGTGTGCGCCATGAACAGTGATGCGGGCGTCATCCTGGAAAGCTGA